AGTGTCTGGGGCAATGCTGGTAGCCTGCATGTGTTGTAAATCATCCTTCCATAACAAAGGACTGCATTGTTCTAGCTGGCCCACTGGGCAGGTCTGCCAGGCTACTTGGAACTGTAGTGGGAAGGTGGTTGATTGGAGGGTTATCTGCATATAAAAGGTTTTCTCCCCTCCAAAGAAAGACTCCAATACAAGGTATCTGGTCCCAAGGAGTCTAAATTGTAACAGCAACCCCTATGGACTTTGTGGGTATGAGTTTTGATTGAAATGTAAAGCTttcttttctgtaagtttaaGTTTTCCATCTGACCATAGCAGAAAAAGCTAGACCCACCTAGTGAAATTTTGTAAGAACTCCAGGGCAAAAACGAACCACTTGCAACCCACGTGTTGTATAGCAGTAGGACCTGCCGCATTAGGTTGGGGGAGAATTAAAAGAGTTAATATGTGTAATGCATTTGGAACATGGCACATGGCGAGCTCATACAGAGCACATGAGAATTTATTGGTAATAAATGTCCGATGATTGCTCACGCAAGGCCGTATGTCTCTGATAGAACTTTCTTCATCACTAATGCTAGCCACGAAGTCAGGCAGAATCTGAGATGGACTTACTGATTGCCAATTCAACCCCTCCAAATGTATCCATTCTAAAGGGATCCAGCAACTGTCGGCCACCTGATGGTGACTTAAAAGGCTGAGCTGAGTGGTAAGACTGGTTTCCCCTGTCTGGGGCCTGGGTCTGAGTGTTTATCACTTAAACAAGCACTTACAAATCCAAACCTTCTGCCAGCGACCTCACTGGCCACACTCCTTATAAACATAATTGATAGAAGTGTAAATACTTTGTAGCAGTTGACTTCTGCCTTTGTAAACCCTCTTCTGGAGTCTACCTCAGGGCAGACGTAGCGGGCACAGGCACAGCCAAGTGGTTGGAAGCACTCCAGGCTACATCAGCCAAGAGTTGTCCCTAGCGGGCCGGGGCCTATGCAGATGGCTCTGTTTATGCCACCCCTCCATTACAATGGGATCCCAATAACAAAGAATTCCATCAAACTCCCCCCAAGAccactattatttattttacccTGGTTACCAGAAACAGAATCTCAACAACAAAGAATCCAGTATTACAAATGTCTGCAATGTCTGCTgtccagcccaagaaacatcaagagactccatctccgtcttaaaaggaatttaaaaagacaaaaccagATGATGGAGGGTTTGCAAACTATTTGAGAGGGAAGCTTGGAGGGTGGTGGCTGGGATCTTGCCACAGTCAGTAATAACCCTAATCCCGTTCCCATTGCAAATTCAGGAGAGTAATGAGGATAGTAAGAACTTTCTGGAACCATCTCTCTTTAGACTTGAAAGGGAATCTGTGCAACACCAGTTTTCCTGGTTATTATAACCAGACAAGTTCTCTAATTCATCCTGGGCCACTCCCCAAGGGACCGGTCATGAGTTATCCACAGAGACAGCTGGACAGTGCCCATTTCCCCGGGGGGGTGCAGAGGTAGCACCAGAGATTATCAGGGGCTCATTTTTGAGGGATGTGCCTACAAGCTTGTTCATTTGCCCAGAAaacacatttgttttgttttctccctcTTGGAGTGTAAGATGAATGTCAAAACCTCATTTTCCACCAAAGCGAGGGGCTCACCATAAATACACCCATGGCTCCTAAACCTGGGGTTAGGAGCTGGCTGGGCAGGCAAACCCAGATCTGCGGCGCCTGGCGAGTGCTGGAGCTGGGAGCAGCCAGGAAGACTTTGAGGGTTGAGCCCTCTCTGCACACCACGCAGCGCCAGGCAGGCTGCAGAGTGTTGCGAATGTTTTTGATTTGAGGCAAGGGAGGAAACTCAAAAGCCAGACATCGTGACACAAGTGGATTTGGTTCTGAGACAGCCGGACTGCacgcccctccccctcccagccTGGACGTCTTTATGACTGAGCAGGGCTGGAGGCCAGTGGGCAGCTGGCTGATGGCAACAGCAGATGTGGTTGGCAGCCAGGGGGGCCTGGAGCCTGGCAGAATCCAGGAGCCCACAGCAGCAAAGGGGAGGCGAGAACAGCAGGACAGGAGACCTGgccaggggagggaagaggagggctcCGAGGTGGGCCTCTGCTGAACCATCAGCCCAGGGCTTAGGCAGTGGCATCAGACGGACCTGGGATGGAGTCTTGGGTCCGCCCCTTAGGGCCTGGGCCAGCCAATTGTTCTCAGCCTCCCTTTTGCTTTTCTGAAGAGGAGACTAACGATGGATTGTAGAGATATCACAGCAAACATCAGTTATTTCAAAAACCGTCCTATGGGGTCTGGCACACAGATTTTCCATAAATAGAGACAATAATTGTTATAACTGATGTGGTCCTAAGCAGGTAAAtttcatctctctgtgcctcagtttctttatctttaaaatagaagCGATATTACTACCCTTCCTTATAGGATTCTTCAAAAGATGAACGGGGATAACGTAGAATCTGCCATGTTATAAATGTTCAGTAAATTCtaactccttccctttctctgctcCCCTGTACCCCAGACACATACACATCCCTGCCTTCCCTTTCCAAGGTGGCAAAGGAGGTATTCCCCTACCTAGGTGGAGAGGGTCGTTTCTCAGGGCCAGGTGGTGGTAgatcataaattttaaaacaaaacaaaaacagggatTAAGTGAAGTTAATCAACAAGGAAAGAGATGAGCAAAAGTAATAAAACATAAAGCTAGATTtattagaagagagaaaaatgtgttCCAGAACTATAAATAGACAAGTCCGCCTGAGAGAGTGGACAGAATGGGGACTTGGGTGGTTTCCAGCTGCGACTCTGTctctttccctctgtgtgtgtctctctctgtctctctctccccaccctctcTCTCCTAGAGTGGACTTGCATAAGCCACTTCATCCCTCTGGGTGCACCAGAGCTCTGAGCTCCCTTCCAGCCTGTCTAAGGTGCAGTAGGAGACACTGGGTCCAGTGCAGGGGTGAGGAAGTAAGGGGCAATCGCTAGCTGGGGGGCCAGGAAGGGGGAAGGTGGAGCTCCCAGCTCAGCAAGGGAGCAGACAAGGGCTGCCAGAGCCCTGCAGCCTGGAAGCTGGTGGGAAGAAAAGGGGGCGGTGGCGCGGCAGTGATCACTGAAATGCAGCACTACTCAGTGCTTCGGGAGCATAAAGCCACCTGCAGGAAAACTCTTATTTAATTCCGAACGTGGGGAAGGGATCTTCAGTAAATATATAAAGATCAACCTCTCACTCACTGGACATTGTTAACACAACCACATAGGCTGACTAGAAATAGAAGTTAATAGAATCCAGTTGGAGATGCTTGTCACTGCCCTTGAACTGAGATGTTTTCAGTCCCATGTTAGCACGGTTTCCctgcccacccccaacacacacacccttctcaGAGATGAGGTTAGGCTGAAAGCATAGAAAGTTACCTTGCATATTACGAAGGTTTGAGGCATCCCTGGAAACCCTGTCAGCTGTCAGGATCTGTACCCTGTGGGAACACTGATTGGAAATCCTGGCACCACCCCACAGTAGCCCCTCAACTGCTATTCACTGTGGCCCCATCGCCCCACGCATGCCGGAGTGTCTTAGCTATGAAATGCTCTAAAAGACTAAGAACAGTAAATATAGTCAGGTGGCATTGGTTCAGCTCCTTTGTGTGAATTTGAAGACATCACTCAAAACTTAGAGCCtgtcttcctcatctgtaaaatggtgtcAATACCCCACAGTATTCTCCTGGGTTCTCCTGGGCCTTAAATGAGATCAAGTATGTGAAAGCACGACTCAAAGAAATGTCAGCTGTGATTATTTGCCCCTATAGATAGATGGTGGCTCACTTAGCTTGCAGGAAAGACCTTCTAGGCCCAAGTGGCATAGGTGAGAGAGCTGGCAGCTTTAGCGAGACACGTGTGGCAAAGGTCCATGGGACTGGCTCCTGATTTCACAGCCCCAGATCAATGACTGCAAGCTTCTACAGTGAGAATAAAGTGAATCTTCTGAAAGCAGCACACCCAAAGAAGAGGTCTGCCACACAAAGCATGTGTAAAGAAGCAGTCATCTTAGCGTTCAAGAAAGAATACCCTCGAGGCTATGCTATGTGGAGCCAGACATCTGTCTTAGGTATACCTGGAAGACCACGAAGTTAGTGAATAGGAGATAAGCTACTCTTGAATATAAAGCAGCAAATTACAATTTACAATGCTACAGGCTGTGGCCTTTGACAAGTTACTGATCTTGTTCTataagcctgtttcctcatctgtattatGGGGATAATACTAGAATGCACCTCCTTGGATTGCTGTGATCCTTGAGAGATAACCCCTGAAAGGCACAATGCCAGATTCAATGTGCCCAATAATCACAGGATACTAGGTCATACTTTGTCTAAACGGCAGAAAGTTAACGTTTCAATAGAGACGAAGTTAGACATCTGCTCTTTTTCAAATGAGATTTAttgtacataaaataaattaattacagTTTAAGCCAAAGCATGAGTGGCTTTTTAAAGTGCATCTGTGGAGGGGATTTGGCATGTAGCCCCTGTTCACTTGCTGTAAGATAGTGTTTTAGTATTTCAGCCACCCTTAGGCACAACTCAGCCAGGCCTAGGAAGCAACCCAACGTCATTGCCATGAACCATTTACACAAGTCACACCAAAATCAACTggcacatttttttcttgatggaacagttaaaaacaaaaacaaaaaactatacagTCAAAGTCTGGGGTTGAAGAGTGTGAAGTTCACAgctcctccacacacacacccaactgAGCATGCTCATCTTGTGAGGGGGAACCAGAACCTTCCCGCAAACCGTGCAAGCTTACCAACATCTGGTATACAGAATATTCTGGCCCATAAACTCAACCTGTTTTTGAGGGGTAGGGGATTTTCCATCTTGTACATGAAAGAAATCTGGGTATCCTTCAGGTTAGAAAGGCATTCTGTAAGAATAGTGTTCCAGAGTTACAAATCATACTGATAAGAGAAAAGCAATTCTTCCCCTtggggaaaaagaggaaaagaaagaagaaaagagaaaaaagaaaaaagggggaaaaaagaaagcctATCAATGCTTAATCTGTTCTTTCATTCCCACTGTAAATCACATGAATACATTTGGTGAAACTGCAACGGACCACCATTTACAAGGTAGTTGAATGCAGAAACCAAAACGATTATACCCCCTCCCCACTCTAAAGGAAAAGACACAGAGTACATTTCACATATTCAGAGAGTGGCTCAGTGGGCTCTTTCAAGCCTCATCAATCCTGTCCCCCCGCTCAGAACAACACTTCCTTTTCTGTAGCAGTTCCATAGGCCCTCTTGGCCCTTCTGCTCCAGCCCTTCTGGAACCAGGAATCATTGCCAATATTCAACGTTCCTGCACTGGGAGAACCTCAGGCCCTCTTCCTGGGAAGACCAAACCCCCTTGAGTGCTCCTCCTGCTTCAGACGGAGGTGACAGTCCTCACTTTGGCAGAGAGAGCTTGCTTAAACCTCCTTTTCAGGTCCTGCATGTTGGGTGACTTGGGCCTGGGAATGAGGGAGGTTCTTCGCTTCTCGGGTGTGCTGCTAGGCTGCTGTTTGTGACTGACCTCTTTACAGAGGACGTGGAAGGTGCTGTAGACATCATTATAATTTTCACTGACAGACACTTCATAGAATGAGCAGCCTAGCATGCTGGCCAGCTGCAGTCCAAGCTGAGGGTCAACCTGTTTGATGTGCAACAGGTCAGCTTTGTTGGCCACGACCACCACAGGCAGCCGGGTGCCCAGGTGTAGCTGCTGCACGTGCTGGTGGAGCTGGCTGATGAGTTCATAGCTCTTGTAGTCAGTGATGGAGAAAACGATCACCACAGCATCTGCCCAGCGAATGCACCTATTCAGCTGTTCACTGCAGCTCAGGCTGTTCTCATGGACCTGAAAGAGAGGGGTGATGGCAAGGTGAATGCTGGCCAGTGGTACAAAGAGCCTGGGCTTGGGTAGATTTCAAATTCAAAAGAGCCCTTCATAGTAATGCCAGGTTGCGGGCCATAAACAAGTTATATCCCACACACTTCAGCTTTCTTGACAATATGTTGATCCAGCTGCACAGAGTTGGAATAAATAACAGTGCAGCTCACCACACTCAAGTGGAAAATTGACCTGCAGAGAACTCCGTGCAGAGAGACTTTGTAGTTGCACAAAATGGGAAATTAACTGGCTAGACAGTAAGTCTGGGGAAGTAAAGATAGGAGCTGGAAGCATTTAAACCTGGATAACTGCCCAGTTCAGGAGGCGGGGGGGAAAAAACCCTAGCATGGCGCTTTTGTCTATAGAGCGACTTTCCAGTACAAAAGAGATTCCAAGTATTTGCAGACTATACCCAGAAGCTTGGTTTTTCATGCCAAAGACACACATATTAAAACTGGACTTTTAAACCATAGCAAGGAAAACACCAATTCCAACTGCATTTGGTTTGGGCTTTCCGGCTGTGTTGAATCCTTCTGAAGGAAGATTTCTGCCCCCTAGCCAAATCTCCCAAACTAAACCATGCTAAGATTGACCAACAGCCAGATACAATTGAATTATCAGACATGTAAAAGTCTAGATGTGACTCCCCAAATTTCTCTGATCCTGCAGCATGAGGAACTTTGAGAAAAAGTGAATGATTCCACAGCCAAGTAGGCTCCCCTTTCACCCAGAGTCTCAGAGCTTCTCACCTGAATACCTGGAGTGTCTTGAACCTGAATAGCCAGGGTTTCACCTTCTATCTGAACTTGTCTAGTATAGAGATTACCTATGAAggcaaataaaaaagattatgttcttCCCTCTTGTACAACTTTTAAAACATTGTGAGTTttaagctagaaaaaaaatgcacaatgCACAAATGCACACAAAACAGCTATAGTTTATTTCTATTTAGTGGGCttacttcagattttttttaaaaaacaacagcaattttAACCCTATGTTAGATTTATTAAAACCAGGGCAAAGTTTGCAAGTTTTTGAAAACttatttatctaattttaaaCAAAGTTTCCATTTTTGGAGTACTCCCTTGATGCAAATTATCTTGCTCAGCCTATGTGAGGTTTCTGTTTTCTTGAGTACTTGATTCATTctttaactgtaactttgtatttTGGCCGTTAGATATAATGGCTTGCTAGACAAATACTGTTAGTAAACACACAGCCAATGTCATCAGTTGGAATAAAAATGTGACATAATGATAATCAACTCTACATCAAAGCAGAAGGCTGCTATGTCTTATCTTGGGATAGCTTATACAGCTCGTTTCACATAATCCCCTGTAGGTACTCATAGGGTCTACAGAGTTAAGCAATTTGCTAATAGCGCATAGGTAGAAAGCTCTTAAGCCTCCCCAGTGGCTATTCTTAATCATAAGGATTGAAAAATGTGTCCTCTCATTTATTCGGGAATTCTCCTCCTAAAATTCTACCATCCAGTTGTTTGTCTTTGTTAAGAAGGAGGAACTTTAGGTTTACAACTGCTCTCCTTTGGCCTTTGCTTTAAAAGGTCACCTCTGAAAGGCAGCCAGCAGCGAAggagaggggtgggggaaggagctggccatcccttttttttttttttttacgactTTTGCAGGAGTGTTTTGAAGGGAGAGGTTCTTGGCTACAAAGGGTGCTTCCAACTGGGGTCACTATAGTTAAAACATACCAAGGAGAATACTTTCAGGCACTTGATAAAATGATGAATGGGCTTGGAATGGAATGAGGCCAGATGGTAGTTATGGGAGGGGGGCGCCATGGAGGGCTGGGGACTGGGGAAAGTTTTAAGTGGCAGGATCCTCAGGCTCGGACTGTCACTGAAAGAACCTGCCTGGGAAGCGCTGGAAAATGGGAACCGCAGTCCTcctgcaatgggacagaattttTCTCAAATGCATTGTCTCACCTGCATTTCTTTCATAGTCACCGATGAATCGTTTGGTGAGGAACCGGACCACCAGTGCTGCAggtcagaaaaaagaaagtcaaagtgTTAACCTTGGAAGTTAGATTGttctccaccccagcccctgcctggaAAACAGCTCTCCCAAAGAAAGCCATAGATGGCCACCAAGTGAAATTCCTACCCTGTAGCTCCTTGACTCTTCTTCCAGACAAAAAGGAGGGGGCTAGAAGGCATCGTGAATTATGGCTCTGGGCAGCTGGAAGGCTCACTGGGCCCACCCCCTCCTCTGAGCCCGGCTGAGCCACACCTAAGCTTTCCAGTAGACCCATGTCTTCCTAACCTTCAAGACCTCCCAGAGGGGAGATCTAACTCTCCTTTCTATGCCAGGCATTGCCAGAGGCTCAAACACCCCAAAGTTCTGATGGTGGCGGTGCCGGTGGTCCCCAGAAAGCTGCCTGGCCATTCTTGATCCCTGTTTCTGTGGAAACAGGGATCTGTGGAAGCAGGCGGGTGGCGTAGACAACGGCTAAGCCCACTCCCAAGGTGCAGCGGCTCCCTGCAGCGGACGGAGAGCGGTCGGGCTGCAGCTCTCACCGCTCCCTACGCCTTGTTCAGCCTCAACTCCCGTCAGGGGTCGTCCACGACCAGATCCAGGGCTAAGCGCGAGGACTCACCGGTCTTGCCCACGCCGCTGGCGCCCACCACGGCGATCTTGACCAGGCGGCGGCCGGCGGCGCCCACGCAGCAGTCGGAGGCGGCGGCGTTGCCCGGCGCGGGGTACTCGGCGATGGTGCACATGTTCTGAATGAGGCGCATCGCCTCGGCTGCGGCGCGCCGCGCGGGAAGGGACTGAGGGACCGGAGAAGGCTAGCGCTGCGCGGGAGCGGGCGGGAGGACCCGACTGCGGAGCTCCGCggtaagaaataataataacaacaataaataagTGCAGGTACGGGCGGGGTGGGGCCGGGCGCCGACGCTCGCAGGGCTCAGGCTCCGGACCGAGACTGCACTCGGGCGGCGCGCAGGCTGTTTTCTCCGCGGCAGGCCCCGCCCCCTCTCCCCGCAGCCAATCCCGGGGCGCCCTGCACGAGGCCCCGCCCCCGGCGCCGCTCCGAGCGCGCGACGCCCCCGGAGGCGCCTGGAGTCAGTGGCGAGCCCCGTGAGGCGCGGGGAGAAGAGGCAGCGGGCGGAGGGGAGCAGCGGGTGGTCCGAGGCGGCGCAGCCCAGGGCTGGAGCCTGGTAGGTCCCGCCGCGCGAGCACGGGGCAGATCCTGTGGCTGCGGGGCCGGGAAGAGAGCGCAACCTCCACAGAGCCATTCCGGGCCGCTGCCTCCGCCGGCTCCACAGCCGGCGCGCGCACTCGCTGCAGCCCCCACCTAGGGCGCCTGCTCGGGGCGGGCCGGGAGCGGCGTTTGCTGCCCGGCTTAGTGCCGCACGTCCTAATTTGGAGCGATTGCACTGGCTTGAGTACATCCCAGCTCATCGTTTCGGCTACAGTTGCAATCATCCACAAAGACTCCAGCCTAAGACCTTTAGACCCCCGTTAAAATGTGACATTCGAAGCAAAAATATCATCCACGTTTTATCCTAGACCCACGTTCTCTGGCTCTTGTCGACGGCGCAAGCTAACGCGAACACACATGGTCGGACGCATGCACAGCACGCCTAGAAGCGGATCAAGAAGTAATTATAGAACAAGCTTTCCAGCGCCTCAGTCAGTCACACCTCCTCCAAGAGctgtgaaatggaaagaaaacagttGCGCCAGCTGCAACGTCTGAAGGGGCCCCGCACTTCGTCCCTGGTCATAAGACACCGCAAGGGTTTAGTTAAGTGGCTTGATGCCAAGGAAGAGGTGGGCCCTGCACTCCTAAAATCCCGAGCTCCGGCCCCTTACAGTCTCATCTGAGAAACACATCTTCAACGGCAGGCCAAATTCCCCCTGCAAGCAACATTCTGTAGCTGCAGCTGATGGCAAGATGTCACCAGAGTCGCAGGTTAACCACCCCATCCCCCATCCAAGGCCCTCTCCCTGCTACCCTTTCAACCTTGTTCCAGAGGCTTTTATGTTGAGGTATGACAACAAACTCTGTGGCTTTGTGTACCCACCCACATTAAAGgctaaaatgtgaaataaacGAGTGCCCTTATCCGCACATGTCAGGCATCTAATTTGACCCCCTCTTCCAACCTGAACTTAATTGACCAGGTATTTGACAGAATTTTATGATCCTCAGCCAGTTCAGACTCTGAGATGAACCCCTTGTCTACAGAGGTTTAGGTGTTTGCAGGAatgcaaggagaaatagaaaggTAATCTGAAGGTAGCAAGTTTTCTAGGATGGGCCACATAATTAGAAAGACACACAGCCttacaataaacataataaaaggcTGACTTCTGGGGAGATCACTAGAACAAAATAAACAGCCATTTGagtcagagagaaaaagagcatTTCCAATATGCACCATGTCTTTCTGCATGGTTTAAATCAGACTTGAATGTCACTTCTATAAAATCAAACTTTGCAAGACCGTAATTACAGGTAACCATGTACTTTTAAAATCCTCCCCCTCCAAAAAGCCTGCAATTCTATCATGCTTACATGGTAAAATAATGATGTAGGCTAAAGTATTagtttaacacacacacacacacacacacacgaaaaaagcTGTCAAGGGGAATTTTGCTTTGGATCATTTAGTTTCTTAGGCTTGATTTTCATTACCATAAGCCCATACAAAACCTGTGATTTTGCTGTCTGCAACGCAAAGGCTTGATTTGGTGTTCTTATTTTAGATCTAAATGATCTGGCTATGCTTTaaagaacacagaaaagaaagaaggaagagaaagatgtaaaaaagaaaagagagctaTTCAAATTCCAAATACCTAGCATATAGCCCATCTCCACTCCACCTACCTCTTCTTCTGGGACATTCACAGAGttaaaaagaggaaggaggaaaggcagGAGACGTGATGATACATAATGAGTGCTTGTTTCATTCTAGGTTGTACACAGgggttttgcatttaaaaatctcattttaccTTCATAACAGTCCTATGAGGTAAGTATTACCATTACTTCTAGTTGCCGCTATCTATTGCTGCTTAGTAAACCACCCCAAACTTTAGTGGCTCGAAGTGCCGTGTGTTCACTAGGCTTAGCTGAGGAGTGCTTACCTAGGGTCTCTCATGTTGTTGCAGTCAGATGGCAGCTGGGGCTGCtatcatctgaaggctcaactaGGCTGGACATCCGAGATGGTATCTTCGTTCATATGTCTGTGTGTCAGCTGGAATGGGCAGAACAGCTGGGACTAGCTCAGGCTCTCTCACAGCATGGTGACGGGCTCCCCTTTGAGTGAGCATTCTAAGAAACCAAGTAGAAGCTGCTAGTCTGTTAAGACCTGCACTTGGAAATTggcacagcatcacttctgctCTGTTCTATTGGTCAAGTGTCACAGAGCCCACCCAGATTAAAGATCAAGGGGCAGGAACATCGATCCTATCTTTAAGTGGGAATGGTGTCAAAGAATGTGTGGCCATCTTTAATTCACTACGCTTCCGTTTTACAAGTGAGAAAGCAAAGTCTCGGGTTAAAAAACTACTCCAAAGTTACATATCCTGTAAGGgacagagcctttttttttttttttttttttttgtcaagctaAAAGAGATGAGGATGGGGAATTGAAACATGAGGGgtttgggaagaaaagaaagaagtatttTGCCAAGGTTCAATTTTACCTCAGCATCTGGAGTTTCTAGCACTTCCTTTGATCTTAAGAAGTTTAGCCCAGACAATTCAGTTCCTGGAAGCCCTTAGAATGccaaaatataaattcaataaatatttattggatgtcTGGGCTATGTGTATATCAGGCATTATGCTAGGTATTGAGTCCACAGTGGCAAATAAGAAATGCAACCTTTGCCATCCCTGCAGCTACATTTAGTATGAAAGACTGAAGTGAATGAGCAATTTCAATACAGTGTGAGAAAACGCTTTGATAGGGAAAATTCAGGAATTACAGAAGCACAAACTAGGACTAAAAACCTGGGTTGTGGCAGTCACGGAGGGGGTGGTGAAGGAGTTGAGAAGTTTGTGTGTTGTGtacagtgtgcatgtgtgtgtgtgcatgtacgtgGGAGTATGGAGCAGGGAGTTAGGAGGGGGCAAGATGGGTTAGTTCGCAAAGAGAATAGCACTTgccagtaggtgctcagtaaagagTTGTGgattataaatgaaagcataagTGAATATATATAGCAAAGGCCtcacattaagaaaatgaattaaaggaACAGAGGATAGTTCCTGATGGGTGAACAGAGAGAAAAGCCCTGGTGATTTCTATGGAGGAGCCCTCATATTGATAAGAAAAGCTCCAGAAGTTGCCTTGGTGCTC
The nucleotide sequence above comes from Symphalangus syndactylus isolate Jambi chromosome 10, NHGRI_mSymSyn1-v2.1_pri, whole genome shotgun sequence. Encoded proteins:
- the RASL11B gene encoding ras-like protein family member 11B, translated to MRLIQNMCTIAEYPAPGNAAASDCCVGAAGRRLVKIAVVGASGVGKTALVVRFLTKRFIGDYERNAGNLYTRQVQIEGETLAIQVQDTPGIQVHENSLSCSEQLNRCIRWADAVVIVFSITDYKSYELISQLHQHVQQLHLGTRLPVVVVANKADLLHIKQVDPQLGLQLASMLGCSFYEVSVSENYNDVYSTFHVLCKEVSHKQQPSSTPEKRRTSLIPRPKSPNMQDLKRRFKQALSAKVRTVTSV